The genomic segment ATAATGCAGCAGGGACCCTTTTCCCCATGCCAAACAGCAGAAAATGCCCATCCTTATCTAGAGAATCCTTCAAGACCTATCACCTCTAGCTTCATCCTTGAAAAACTATTTCAGAGGGAAAAGCACCTCTACCACAGGAAGCACCAAATTAGTTTACCTAGCAGCaacttttctctaatttttcatcatcttttttCACCAATGAAAGCTGACAGCCTCCCTAAAATTCTTAATTACACGTACTTTGAAAAAATTCTTCTCCTTTTCATTTAAACAAATAGCTATGATGATGGAAGGTACATCTTAATGTGAAGTTTCTACAACTGTCACTGTCTTATAGAcagatataaaacaaacattaagcTCAACTATAATATAATGTTCTTCTCTGAATGTGGGTAACAAATCAGGTATATTTTTCGCTTACCCTGATCAGCCTATGTTTAATATCAAGAAAGTATGAACAGGACTAAAGGGAcccacatttttcaaaatttcaaatcatctgggtaattattttaaaaaaggtttcCCACATAACGGTGAATCTTCTTATAATAGTGGTTATCTGTACTCAAATGTATTCACCTAGTATGCTTTGAAAATTAATGCAAACCAAATAAACACAGATGTCTAACACCCACCAAGAAGTACTTCTTGCTCTTTGGGGTATATTCTGGATCCCATTCCTCTTCCTTCGGTCTCTTTTGAAAAGTAGTATTTGAGTTGTTTGGACCAGTATTTGTCCCAGCAAAAACTCCTCTGGCTCTTCCTCTGCCTCTAATTCGAAACTGATTAACATTAACAAAGTTGTTTAGTGATGCAATCAAAAGGTATTTAGTTACATGCAAACTCTAATTTTACTGCAGTAACAAAAAACATACGCCCTAATTTCCTATCTAAATCTCGTAGCCATTGAGGATGAAAAGGATGGCCATTTTATATCATAGGCAAAAAATTCTGCCAACTAAAAGTTGAGTAGGTTAAGAAGAAATGATCAACCTAAGTGTTAGAATACTGTACTTTCAAGGActgaactaatttttttatttttttgagacagtctcgctctttctcccagtctggagtgcagtggcacaatctcggctcactgcaagctctgcctctcaggttcacgccaattctcctgcctcagcctcccgagtagctgggactacaggcgcccgtcaccacgcccggttaattttttgtatttttagtagagacagggtttcaccgtgttagccaggatggtcttgacctcctgaactcatgatccacccgcctcggcctcccaaagtgctgggattacaggcatgagccaccgcgcccggcctgaactaatatttttaaataatcaagctgtttttcctttttactagCCAAAAGTTATCTAATTTCTTTGAATTACCATAGAAGCCCCAAGTATTCAGCCATACCTAACACTATATAAGCAAAGCTCTTCTCTTTCCCAAATTATCTAATTAATGAACTCCACCAAAACCCAACTAGATAACTCGCTCAAGGTAGGAGTGTGAATCTAGAAATTAAAGAGGCAAGAAGATGCACTACCATAAAgtcattatattaataattataacgACTTACGGAAACATGGGGATAATGTACACGCTATATGAAATATTTCTGATTTCTATGATTGATACCCATATAAGCAAGGATTTGAAGAAAGCAGGCAAAATGAATGTAACTGTAATACAGAGATGAACATACAGGGGTTTTATTAAGGCGTTAAGGTACTTTTTCAAAAACTAAGTGATTAAAGAAATGTTATTACCAATCAGTAACTTTCCTTGACTCTTGGTCTTTAAGGACTAGGTACAGTTATTGATCTCGAAGTCAAGAAAAGTACCTAGTTTATACAGATGCTTCTAGATCTCAAAATGGTATTTCTAAATGAAGACAGCACTTCAAACACCACTTCATGTTTCAATACTACCTCTGACTTTAGGAATAATGACACACATAAACATCTCTAAGTCATGTATATGACCTTCCTTATGTACATTACTCTAAGATAAACTCCTACCAAACAatcaaagataattttttcaCTTACAAAGGTTCCTCGTGGTCGGCTAACTCCTGCAAAGCCTGAGTATTCTTTCATTTCATGGTGAGTTTTAaattcttcttctctttccttcttactctccttttcttctcGAGAACTGGGAGAAGAAGGTGATGCTGAAGAGGATGAAGATCGAGAATGATCTTGCTCTCTACTTTTATGTTTActgcaaaataaagaaaacaaaaaatgtgctacttttaaaaagataaagaccCTGCTGAATCTTACAATAGAAGAGATATTTTTCAAGTCAAAAACACTATCCcctaataaaattatgtaaataaaataattgggtGTTAAATTTTGACACAATCTGTTTCCATTCTCCTTCAATATGTGTTTTACATCAATAATGAAAAACATGCTAGGGCCTGCCAGTTAGAAAATAGTAGTCTGTAAAGGTCAAGAATAAGGTTCAGttctttagtatttttaaattaacttatatcttttattactttaacgaaaggaagagaagagtagGAAAAAGTAAGGATGTTCTTAAGGCCAAGTTTCAAAATGACTGCAGTTTGTACACTCTGGGTGAAAATAGTTGGTATAGTTTGGGCTATAGTACCATTATAGCAAATAAAAAGCATATGACATTACAAATAACAGCCATAAATTTAATAACACAAATAAAATCCACCATTTACCTAATGAATAGCAAGGAAAAAGATTATCTATAATACTTTGTGTTCCTATTTGCCTCTATGATGATCAAATTTACATGATTTAATGCAACACCCGAAAAGGTCATACCTGTGGTTAACTCTTACCACTGCTAACAGTTTCcatggaaataattattttgaaagacTAATACACATTGCTATTTCTAGTCCTTCCTCCCCCCCATCTCTCCCATGTTAAACCACTAGATATCAGTTTAAAATTCTTGTACTCTGGGTGTTATGAGTTGAAAAAGTGCGGAATCAAGCATAACGAACCAAAGTTCTTACACAAACTGTTTCTAGAAATGCACTGCATTGAAGTCCAACCTCCTGATGTAGCCTGGATAATAGGACAcattaatttgtcattttttttttcagtgttagcTTGCTATTCCAAAGTTTTTGTCCTCATCCACCATAAGCCGTGTAAAAGACAAATACATTTTTGctgtaaaacaaataattttaattgtttaaatttaAACATTCGATTACACAGTCAAAATTGAAAGCAATTAAGCTGACAATTATTAAAGGCTAATTAGAAGCTAAAACCTATCTTAGTCAGTTTGAACAATTACCTGTCATCTTTGTAAGATTTGTATTCCTTGTAATCTTTTGgagttttttcctgctttcttgaTCCACTGGATTCCCTGGAGCCCTTGGAATCTCCCcgttctttacttctttcttttctacggCGATCAATGTCATGCCGAAGGTCAGCAGAGTCACACCTTAATTTTTTATCTCCCTATAAAAGACAGACGTAAAATACAGATTtcaggggagaaatagaaaaaatatatatacacatattatagaGTTAAATTTTATGCCAGCTTCTAAACTGGCATTTTAGTATCAGAAAATAATGAATCATATAAGATACTATCACTTAGTTTTTGTTAAAAAGTACTTGATTATTTTTACTAAACATTTGGGTATACAAAGTGCAGTGGAACTGGGGAAATTATTAAAAGCTAAGTATCTTGAGAATTTTGCAGGTTTTTATCCAAAACAATCTATAATAAATTTTTGTACAGTAaatgatacaaatattttttccactcAGCATATCCTATTATCCCTCATCCTTCCAAATGCTGTTTTCAATAGTTGAATACAGATGTTATAATCTGTAGTTGTGATGTAGCCTTCTACCTAAAAAAGAGAGATCCTAACATAATGGTTCTCATTACTTAAGCCTCATTATGATCAAGCTCTTCCCAAATAATCTGACCaacccaataaaaaaaaaacttcaaaagaattCTATAATTTCCATAACATGCACGTAAAATATGATTAATGAAACCAATTGAGGTTGAACAAGGGTAGAAACAAAGCCAGAAAGATATTCGCAATCCTGTACTCAGTATCTTGGGCCATATACTGCCCTTTCTCAATTCAGGTATTGCAACGGACATTAGTTTAACTGGGTCACAATTCACCTCCTTCTTGTTCCATTGCTTTTtcaaatactatataatttaGGAAGATGGAAAGAGGCATCTAGGAATGAAGAGAAATTATACATCAGTAAGATGCTAAGCAATGTGGACATCCTTGCTAGTATTCAACAATAAGTAGTATTTACTCTGGGAAGTCTGGCTATAATATTCATAAGCATTCATAAAACTGAAAGTACGTATCTCCAAATGGTATCAACTACTCACCTATTTGCTcccaaagtcacaaagaaaaaaatctgatcaAGAGCAAAAAAACCTTCCTATTCACCTAGGTATTACCAAGTCCACAAGTAACAAGATAATATAAGTGAaaccactttgcaaattacaaactatatatacataattacatATTAACATGTTATTCATCCAGACAGGAAGATAAAAACCAATGGCATATCCTCTTATCTATTCATCAGTTATCTCTACTTTTTCTCCTCTGGATCAAAATCTGGTCTAAGTAATGAGGAGAGAAGATACTCACTGTCAGAGCATGAGGACAGACTAAACTGTTGGGAAAACTAAATTAACAACTTTGAACCCAAGGTGTTATTtaagttaaaaaccaaaaaaagcattCACTTCTCAGAATCTGTTCTTTCAAGATCAATACACCccatgcaaaacaaaacaaaacaaacaccttATTTGTAAGCTCTAGATTCCACATCTAGTAATAGCATGCCCTATTAAACTTGTACACTACCACTGTCCATAATAGCTTCTAGTAACAAATGTGCCTGTTTTCAAAATAACCCAATTATTCAACAACTCTGCAAAACAGAAGCATTCTCGTTTTTCTAATTAGAAAAGCAAAGTTCAAGAGGTTATTTTCCAATTATCATGTAGATAGTACTTAGTGACAGCCAGAATTGGAATCAAGCAGTACTTCCAAGTCCCCTAATCTCTTCAAAACAGTTGTTCCCTATCTTTCCCCACATTTCTACTACTAGACATTTTATGGCCTGATATAGATTAGTCTACCTGGCAAAGGTCATTTTGAATTGTCAGAGTATATTGGAGACCCCTTAACCACTGAATTCCATTCTCACCAAGACCCCTCAATGTCTTTCACAGGCTCCTTTCTCATGTTTAAAAGACATTCCCCCATTCCCCAAATATTCCAAGAGTGATAAGTCTTTGCTCCAAACGTTTTTTGTAAATCAGTACTTAGAATGCTTATTTCTTAATCCACATCAAAAATGCCCAGTAGCATGGGGATTACTTCTTATTATCTGTGAAGAACCTAGAGATATTAAATTTAGACACACAAATCGAGAAATATTTACTCTCGCTAATGAATCTCATCTCAAAAttcttctttgattttataattttcctttgtctacCCACTGATTCTTTACGGTTTTCTTaggactattttttttcctttcattagcGTTTTGAAAAAATACTCCTGGTTTAAATTTAAGATACCATAGTGTCAGCTTAATTTCTTCCAGGAAGGAACAGTATGCATACTACCATGATGTAGTTATGAATTAAAAGTAGAAGATATCTATAGACATTTACCTTGAGAAACTATATTTGGTACAATATCATTAACTAAGCTGAActtaacatgaaaaaaattacattcaaaAACATAccttctgattttcttctttaaaaactcTCTCTTCCCCTGCTAAACGGGTATGCTTCCTCAAGGTACTTGGTGAGATGTCAATTCTCCTTAatgtaaaataaagtatatttttagtCATATTACTAACTTTTTGGTTTGAAAACATCCACACGATTACCCATTTTCCTAAGACAGTTATTTCTCTCCCAATCAACTAATTGAGCACACCAAGACTATTAATTTACTAAtacataattaagaaaaaatatccaCGAAGAATGAATTAAAATGCTCCAAccagatatttttatatagaagTCTGGCCTTTAAAACATCCAACTTATtgaccaaaaatagaaaaaatgtgtTTTGATTAAACTGGGTATCATTTTAAACATCAACAAACACACATGAATAGGATTATTTGCTCCTGTCTTCAATATTTTTAGATATTCAGTGCCCCTTTGGTTTTATTCTGCGCCTTTCCTTTTTAAGTCAGTATCGGTTGCAACTACCCAGTGCTGCTTTAGCAGTCATCACCAAAACCACACCAACTGTGTATGAAGTACCAAGTCAGATACTTCATAGCCAGTATCACTGTCACTGCCACCCTGCAAAATGGGCATGATTATCCACATTTCATATATGAAAAAATTGATGTCCAGGGATTAAGTTGTTCATCACAATGCAATGAAGAGACACAGCCAGGAATTCAACACAACTATCTGACTTCAGTGCTCAtgcttttgttctctctctctcatggaacattttttatttcacaaacTTACTAGAAATTCAAAGGTTACTCTAGGCCTTCACTGCCCCTCCCAAAAACCAGACTAACTGATAACTATTTAATTCCATACTGCAGAGAAGTAAGAGTTAATATTTCAAGTTCTAACAACCAGTTTCAACTAAGCTGAAAATTGAGAATTATAGAATTTTCAAgacttagaaatatatttaaagcataaaTGAGGAATAAAACCAAATTTGTATCAATGACAAAAGCAAACTTCCAATACAATATTGTTTTAACAGAGTCTTCCTACCAAAACAACGTTTTTATATGTCAATTCAGCAGGATACACACCTGTGTATTTCAGGGCTCTTTTGCCGAGTACTATGTTCTTCAGTGGCTTTCTGATACGAAGTGAACCGCTCGTTTAGGGTCATTGCAGCTGACTTGAAGTATTGCTCTGTTGATTTAGAAGAAATACTGTCCAATTAGTTTAGTTTACTTTAAGAGAGATTTGTTTGTGACAGAAGGGCATGTAgcaggtgaaaagaaaataaaaatactcaagaAACCTAGCAAAAGAGAATCAAGTGTTACAAGGAACTCCTACCCTTTCAATTTCTTGTACCTCAACAGGAAAGTGCTTCAAAAGTTGCTCACAGGTCCCTGTCAATACTACATCTAATCCAAGAGCAATTAATAGATTAAATCAAGAGTCTCTAATTCTACTTCATTAATACACTACTTCctcagaataaaaaggaacacaaTCTATGGATGTTCTAATACCTTGCCAATATGAACCAATGACGTTACTTCAAGTAATCatttgcagaaaacaaaaattaacaggaaAATATGGAGTTAACCAAAAAGCTAGTTTGAGTAAACTATTAAATTTCATCAGTGACTATGCTGCCATATCAACAAAAATGGATTTATAAAAACACTGAATACTATCAttgaaattggaaaaatatttttaaatcaactaaCATTCAATAATTATCCAAAAATCTGGCATCTTGGCAAACCCAACAGCACATTTGATATTGCTGTTTTGTCTCTCTTTAAACAATTTTCAAACTAGTAATATCaatactgattattttaaaaaccagttaAAAAGATATGttgtaaatgtaaaatagaaaGACGTATAAAGTCATGAGCTATGAAATGTCACATTATGAAGCAAGCTATCTGCTTAACAGGTCAACATACATCTGTGTCAACTTACCGCCCAATATCCAGCACATGTCTCATAACCAATCATTAAAACTTGAAACGGCCACTACAAGGGTAGTGCCTCAATCATAATTCCATGAAACCCAGGAATTTGAGCTAGCAACTCAGTTTTTATGCCATTTTTGCCAGGAAGACAGAAGATTCAACTTTGCCTGTATCTTTCAACAGCTATTTTACTTTGAAACATGGATTTTGCCATTTCAAAACATATTCCAGGACCTAgttacaatgaaaaagaaaacatcactgGGCATTTTCAGCTCTATATAAAGTAAGAGCTGTTCAGATCGGTTGCACAATACCAATTATGAAACATcactacagtttttttttaaaaaaaaaaagaaaaaagaaaaaggaaaaaatttatcAAAACCTGATCTCAAAATTCAGCAATAAATTGTAAAATGTGGAGATAGgccaaaaaagattaaaaaatttaaaaaaagaatgtttcatattttatgtACCACAGTAATATGGTCTTAAACTGGTTCACAAACCTACTTAGAGCCAAATAGCAAAACTGTCTTGTTACCGTGTTTAAATAATTACAGCCCAAAAGAAATTCATTTAACTGTTCACTATTCTGATATATCAACTGCATAAAGAACTGCTAGAGCCAAGTTTCATCTATTACAGTGAGCTGTTCTCATGTCAAaagacaaattttttaaaagctaggaGGGGATTAATTTTAAAGGACAACAGTCTTTGAAGTTCCTGGGAAAGAACATGTCTCATAGTAAGTtgctttttaaacacaaaaacaaaacttaaccTAACCCAAAAGAGATAcctaaaaatctttgaaaattactaGTAACTTTGCAACTATAATTACATActggtaaaaatttaaaagaaaaaaaaatcattactttaGTTGAAATAAACACCCTTATCTTTAGGACCTAAAGAAGTGTCATCATTATCCTAATTAGTGACTATTCATGTAGCcagtatttatataatattcttctAAATTTCTTGAACGTTTTTCCTCTAAAAATCCTgataaattttcttgttttatcattttaagtttatatattaaaaattaagcgcaaaaaagaaagtttttccactttgtatttctttaaaagttgagaaGAAATTCCTAGTAAATAATATTCAATAATCCTGTCTGACTTTGTTATAAATCTATGCCAAGATTTACTATCACAAGCCATAGGCATGCAATGAAAGACTATCTGTAAGCCTTCTGCACTTCAAATACACTACAATGACATACTTAAAAAACACTTTTAGCATTCAACAAATCTACATCATGTTCTACCATGATACAGATTTTTAGGGTATGGTTTCTCCAGCATTTCAATCACTTTTTATTAATTATCTTCCTAAGTTTCAATGCTATCAAGACTAGGGACTCTTCCATGAAACTACTTTTCCAAGTTTTAATAGCATTGATGTATATTTGCTAGCCCTGGGGTACATGAATTATTAAGCATAattactcatttttttatttgcatgcAAGAGAAATTTAATTCACAATACTAAACATACTAAGCATACCTTTAACATGATGAACCAAGGACAcaatgtgttgaataaatgactCTGAAGTGCTTTTGCTGGCCTGTGGCAACTTAATGTGGTCAAAGATGGATCGGAACTCTTGCTCCTTCTTGACAGAATGGACAAGTGTACTAGCAAGCAGCCTGTCTTTAGTCAAGGAAGCAGGTCTGGAACATAttgataacacacacacacaaaatataccattggtttaaataaaaaaatggtaTGTTCAGAAAGTTTAAGATAATTAACTGGAATATTAACTACCCACAGATTATTTACTGGGGATCAATATGGAATTACCTGTTAGAATCATCAAGAGGAACAGGTGCCATTTTGAGTTTGACTTCAGGACGATGAGAATCACTCGCTATCATTTTGATCCTAAGTGGGCTTTCCTCTCTGAAGGTAGATTTTTCCCGTGCATCCAGATTCTTGTGTAGAGGGGGACTGTAATCAAAGAGGTCTTTGAGCTTTTCAGACTTTACCTGCTCAGGTGACTGAGTTTCTTTCTTTACTGttattctttcagaatttttgtcttcttctttgTGCTTATCTTTTGTAGTGCTAGGCCTTTCCACTACATATCCAGTCTCtttaagtttataatttttttcttctctaaatccATCACTTTCTCTATTGCCTTTCAGTGAAACTTTGGACTTGTACTTGAGTCCTTCCTCCTCAGTATTCCGGTGAGATGCAGTAGCAAAACTTTTACCCTGATCTGCGAGGACTGACTTCCTGAACTGTCTATAATCCTCTGTCTCCTCTGTGTCATCCCCTTCTGAATCATTAAACTTTTGTTTTCCAGACTCTTTATCACTGAAGTAATCTAGAGCTTCCTGATCTTCCCAttctccctctgccctccctTTCTCTGATCCTTTCTCTTTTGAAGCCTCTTTATCCCTGGTATTACCCCTATCAAGCAGGAATACTCTAGACTCTTCATCTGTGAACCTGCGAATAAGCAAAGAAGAGGATAGTAACTCTGGATTGCATTCACTGTAGATCGCTTCCATATTTAAATGTGTTGCCCAATCCCTCAGGACCAGCAAGAGAGAAAAAACCCTATTGAAAAGTGCTTTTTCAGAtcccacttttaaaaatcattgaaagTATCCATATAGAACTTATgtactaacttttaaaataaatttacatttgacttctgaagtttaaaaagtaaagccAACCAAAAACCTGTCCTATTTAGTCACAATCCACAATTCTGCACTATCATGAACTTCTAGAGATTGCCTGAATTTAATTTTTGAAGCTAAGAACCACTAAGGATAATACACATTATGTTAGAATTCTATTGATAACTACCCCCCAAAATTCAGACTGTTTCACTGACTTATCTATTAATATAAACAAGAGTTCACACAAATGGATTTAAATACCATTCCAGTAATACTCTTTATGAGCATCACAAAACAGTTCATATCTACTTGCTCTACAAAAATAATGATTTCTGGCACTGTTTCATAGAAACTAATGATCAGCTCAATCATAAATTCTAGGTTGTGCAGTGCTATTCCACAAACAGCATGTTTCCTCtattttctcacttttaagtcAAATCACAATATATGAAGCAACCAATTTTCATTGTTAGCAACTTTCAGCAACACTTGAGATCAGACTTTAAACAATGTTATCTGTTCCAAATGTCATTAGTCAGTGAGAAATACCATTACCTTTTGTATAGTCAGGCTGAAATCATTAAATATTGACAGCCAGACTGTTTATGCCACCTAAGAACATGCAATATAGCTGCATTATTTATGTAGGTCACATTCtaataatgaaaagaacaaaataagccTCCAATGCTTTAATAAACTAAATTTCTAAAAGATTTACAGTTATTAACAACATGTATCATTTAGTTATGCTCTAAGCTACTCAACTTCTCctcatctgtatttttaattctgGACCGAAAATGGTAAAATTAAGAGGAGAAACAGAaattagtggttttttttttttctttttaaagagacagggtcttgctctgttgcccaggctggagtgcagtaggcacaatcatagctcaccaaagccttgaactcctgggctcaagagatcctcccacctcagcctcctgagtagctggatacattaatttttattaaaacactTAGCTTCCAAAGTTCACcagataaaagtaaaaacaatttgGAATTATCTTAAAATGAAGGAAGTCAAGAGTAAAAACCGCTAGTTAAACATGTATCACAAATTTACATCTTTTAATTCCAAATAGAactcaaagaacaaaaacaatattaTACTGTAGATTCTGTATTTTAGTTTTTACCTTTTTAAGAACTTCCCAGTCTTTGCAGTTTCCTGATCTCCACCATCAGGATAAAACGAGGAACGGCCCCTAGACTCATCTCTTGGAGCATTCTGTGGTGCGATTGTCTTTGCAGGACTTCTTCGTGAAGGGATGTGATGAATTGGACTATTCTGAGAGGGACTGTATCGACTAGATCCATTTCCAACAGAACCAGACCCAGACCTTTCAGGACTATGCTGAATGGAATGTGAATGCTGAGAAGGAGTATTTTTTGCAGAATGAACTGTACTGAGCATGGGAGCATCAGAGCAAGATGAACTCTGACTAGGTGGTGTAGCAATAGGTGAAGGACTATGGGGTGATCTAGGACTATTATCATAAGCTGAAAGGCCAGGCCAAATATCACCGGATGTGGCTGATGACTTATTAAATTCATCGATAGATTCAGATGGGTCATGTTCAAATGTATCTTTCGGTTCCTCCTGTGATTTACTTTTCAACGGACTCTCTTCTTGGGGTTCCCCTTCagcttttttggtttgtttttcctgAGACCCTCGTCTTTTAGAAACAGGAGATTTGCTATATGGGGATGAAGAACGAGAAGAGGATGATCTTGGAGACCTAGAAGATCTATATGACCGGCGAGATCTGCTTCTGGATCTTTGAGAAGAAACGGATCTTCTTTTTGGACTCCTGGAACGTGAACGACCTCGTCTAGGACTCCTAGAGTGCCTTCTATTCCAGACAGGTCTATAACCACCTCGATGGTATCTACCTCCTCCTCCTTGATAATACCCTCTACCCCTTCCTCTGTACCCGTAAGGTCGTCTCATTCCTCTATTATTTCTGTAATCACGACGATAATCTCTAGAATACATACGATCTCTACTACGAGACCTTGAATATGTTCTGGAACGAGACCtagaactaaaaatgaaataaatatcaatgcaagaaaaataaagcattccATCTTACCATTCTAAATACTCTGGTTGAAAATAACATGTAAATAAATGGTAAAGATAAAaatagacttttttaaaaaacctcatctgtacaaaagtTTATGGTTTCTAATCAAAAAGCCTAAGGTAACTACTGAGAGAATACATTAAAGACCTTAAAAGTAAAggcacaaaacacacacacacacacacacgtgcgtgtgttatatatatatcacacacatTAGGACATATTAGCAAATTGTAGTACATCTAGGCAAGCACTTAAACTGATAATTGTGAAAGAATATTTAATGGGATGACATAATATACAGTTAAATGGGGGAAAAGATTACACAAAACTGTATCAGTGAGATactattaattaaatatatacataaaataaagttaagcctggggggaaaaaaagaataatcatcAACTACTATTAATTCATAATGGGATTATGGTCATTTGTATTTTCAACTTCTGGT from the Macaca mulatta isolate MMU2019108-1 chromosome 4, T2T-MMU8v2.0, whole genome shotgun sequence genome contains:
- the BCLAF1 gene encoding bcl-2-associated transcription factor 1 isoform X6; translated protein: MGRSNSRSHSSRSKSRSQSSSRSRSRSHSRKKRYRSRSRTYSRSRSRDRMYSRDYRRDYRNNRGMRRPYGYRGRGRGYYQGGGGRYHRGGYRPVWNRRHSRSPRRGRSRSRSPKRRSVSSQRSRSRSRRSYRSSRSPRSSSSRSSSPYSKSPVSKRRGSQEKQTKKAEGEPQEESPLKSKSQEEPKDTFEHDPSESIDEFNKSSATSGDIWPGLSAYDNSPRSPHSPSPIATPPSQSSSCSDAPMLSTVHSAKNTPSQHSHSIQHSPERSGSGSVGNGSSRYSPSQNSPIHHIPSRRSPAKTIAPQNAPRDESRGRSSFYPDGGDQETAKTGKFLKSPPLHKNLDAREKSTFREESPLRIKMIASDSHRPEVKLKMAPVPLDDSNRPASLTKDRLLASTLVHSVKKEQEFRSIFDHIKLPQASKSTSESFIQHIVSLVHHVKEQYFKSAAMTLNERFTSYQKATEEHSTRQKSPEIHRRIDISPSTLRKHTRLAGEERVFKEENQKGDKKLRCDSADLRHDIDRRRKERSKERGDSKGSRESSGSRKQEKTPKDYKEYKSYKDDSKHKSREQDHSRSSSSSASPSSPSSREEKESKKEREEEFKTHHEMKEYSGFAGVSRPRGTFFRIRGRGRARGVFAGTNTGPNNSNTTFQKRPKEEEWDPEYTPKSKKYFLHDDRDDGVDYWAKRGRGRGTFQRGRGRFNFKKSGSSPKWTHDKYQGDGIVEDEEETMENNEEKKDRRKEEKE
- the BCLAF1 gene encoding bcl-2-associated transcription factor 1 isoform X7, whose product is MGRSNSRSHSSRSKSRSQSSSRSRSRSHSRKKRYSSRSRSRTYSRSRSRDRMYSRDYRRDYRNNRGMRRPYGYRGRGRGYYQGGGGRYHRGGYRPVWNRRHSRSPRRGRSRSRSPKRRSVSSQRSRSRSRRSYRSSRSPRSSSSRSSSPYSKSPVSKRRGSQEKQTKKAEGEPQEESPLKSKSQEEPKDTFEHDPSESIDEFNKSSATSGDIWPGLSAYDNSPRSPHSPSPIATPPSQSSSCSDAPMLSTVHSAKNTPSQHSHSIQHSPERSGSGSVGNGSSRYSPSQNSPIHHIPSRRSPAKTIAPQNAPRDESRGRSSFYPDGGDQETAKTGKFLKSPPLHKNLDAREKSTFREESPLRIKMIASDSHRPEVKLKMAPVPLDDSNRPASLTKDRLLASTLVHSVKKEQEFRSIFDHIKLPQASKSTSESFIQHIVSLVHHVKEQYFKSAAMTLNERFTSYQKATEEHSTRQKSPEIHRRIDISPSTLRKHTRLAGEERVFKEENQKGDKKLRCDSADLRHDIDRRRKERSKERGDSKGSRESSGSRKQEKTPKDYKEYKSYKDDSKHKSREQDHSRSSSSSASPSSPSSREEKESKKEREEEFKTHHEMKEYSGFAGVSRPRGTFHDDRDDGVDYWAKRGRGRGTFQRGRGRFNFKKSGSSPKWTHDKYQGDGIVEDEEETMENNEEKKDRRKEEKE
- the BCLAF1 gene encoding bcl-2-associated transcription factor 1 isoform X3; translation: MGRSNSRSHSSRSKSRSQSSSRSRSRSHSRKKRYSSRSRSRTYSRSRSRDRMYSRDYRRDYRNNRGMRRPYGYRGRGRGYYQGGGGRYHRGGYRPVWNRRHSRSPRRGRSRSRSPKRRSVSSQRSRSRSRRSYRSSRSPRSSSSRSSSPYSKSPVSKRRGSQEKQTKKAEGEPQEESPLKSKSQEEPKDTFEHDPSESIDEFNKSSATSGDIWPGLSAYDNSPRSPHSPSPIATPPSQSSSCSDAPMLSTVHSAKNTPSQHSHSIQHSPERSGSGSVGNGSSRYSPSQNSPIHHIPSRRSPAKTIAPQNAPRDESRGRSSFYPDGGDQETAKTGKFLKRFTDEESRVFLLDRGNTRDKEASKEKGSEKGRAEGEWEDQEALDYFSDKESGKQKFNDSEGDDTEETEDYRQFRKSVLADQGKSFATASHRNTEEEGLKYKSKVSLKGNRESDGFREEKNYKLKETGYVVERPSTTKDKHKEEDKNSERITVKKETQSPEQVKSEKLKDLFDYSPPLHKNLDAREKSTFREESPLRIKMIASDSHRPEVKLKMAPVPLDDSNRPASLTKDRLLASTLVHSVKKEQEFRSIFDHIKLPQASKSTSESFIQHIVSLVHHVKEQYFKSAAMTLNERFTSYQKATEEHSTRQKSPEIHRRIDISPSTLRKHTRLAGEERVFKEENQKGDKKLRCDSADLRHDIDRRRKERSKERGDSKGSRESSGSRKQEKTPKDYKEYKSYKDDSKHKSREQDHSRSSSSSASPSSPSSREEKESKKEREEEFKTHHEMKEYSGFAGVSRPRGTFHDDRDDGVDYWAKRGRGRGTFQRGRGRFNFKKSGSSPKWTHDKYQGDGIVEDEEETMENNEEKKDRRKEEKE